A segment of the candidate division KSB1 bacterium genome:
GCGGGCGCTTTGATTCATAACAAAACCATTCAAATGACACAATATGGCCTCCTGGCGGCTGTGCTAAATATTATTTTGAATCTTGTAATGATACCTGCATTCGGAATTTTGGGCGCCGCGATTGCCACAACACTCTCTTATTTTGTTATGATTGTTTTGATACTTAGACTGTCGCAAAAACATTTGCATATCAATTGGCTTTGGAAGAAAATGATTCCAGTGATTTTGCTTGGGATGATTTTTTCCTGGCTGGGGATCATTGACTTGCAAGAACTTCAACTGAATTTTGCGAAAGACGCTGTTTTACTGCTTCTTTTACCGGCTCTAATGCTTCTTCTGAAACTTGTTTCTTTAAAAGAAATCAAACGTTTTGCGCTGCGATTAAAAGGCGCTTTTTAAGTTCGCTTCGTTATCAGGAGAGTCTTAATGAAAATTAAAATCATGAATATTGTCGGCGCCCGGCCGAATTTTATGAAAATAGCCCCAATTATTTCTGAAATGAACAAACACGCCGAGTTTGAACTCAAACTGCTGCACACCGGTCAACACTATGACGATGAGATGTCCAGGTTCTTTTTCGAAGATTTGCGGATTCCGGAACCCGA
Coding sequences within it:
- a CDS encoding polysaccharide biosynthesis C-terminal domain-containing protein, with the protein product MTQYGLLAAVLNIILNLVMIPAFGILGAAIATTLSYFVMIVLILRLSQKHLHINWLWKKMIPVILLGMIFSWLGIIDLQELQLNFAKDAVLLLLLPALMLLLKLVSLKEIKRFALRLKGAF